The Humulus lupulus chromosome 7, drHumLupu1.1, whole genome shotgun sequence region GAGTGATCCCGAAGcttaccttgagtgggaaaagaagatggagttggttttcgattgtcacaactactccgaagtGAAGAAGGGAAAACTTGCTgcaattgaatttactgattatgctattgtttggtgggatcagttgtgcatcaacaggaggcaaAATGGAGATCCTCCTATTGAGACTTGGGAAGATacgaagagggtgatgaggcgacgtttTGTACTAGCTCATTACTATTGGGATCTATACCTTAAGCTGcaaggtcttcgtcaaggttacaagagtgttgatgagtattacaaagagatggagatggctattattagagccaatgtggaagaagatcaggaggcaacaatggcaaggtttttgaatgggttgaacagAGAGATTGCTAAtacaattgagctacaccattatgtggaattggaagatttggtgcatatggcaatgatagttgagaggcagctcaagaggggtagtacaagttcaaatccAAGACAAATCCCACAAAATCCAAGTGCagcaccttggcggtcgaactatccaaagaaagaagaaaaccctTTTACTCACATGCCTAAAACCGAGcaaaaaccagccaccacaaccacagcctctcaaggtaaaacagcccctacttcgtcccgttctagtgagattaagtgtttcaaatgtcaggggagaggacacatagctagccaatgcccaaacaaacgagttatggtaattcgggataatggggagatagattccgtagatgaagatgatcttgatgacatgccaccattggaggacgcttctatggctggtgaggagtttggggctgaatatggtgagatgcttgcactagtcacacgacgagccttaaatttgcaagcaaaagaagaggaagaagaggtacagtgggagaacatctttcacactcgttgtcatgtgaaagacaaggtatgtagtgttattattgatggtggtagttgcactaacgttgctagttcttccatggttgagaagctggggctcaCACCACTTTgacatcctcgtccatacaagttgcaatggctgaatgatagtggtgaagtaagGGTTACAAAGCAGGTTGTTGTATTatttcgaattggcaaatatgaggatgaagtattgtgcgatgtggttccaatgcatgCTAGACATCTCCTTCAGGAAgaccttggcaatttgatcggcgggtgcagcatgatggcttcaccaacaagtactcattcacgttccgtcagcgaacaatcactctagctccgttgacaccaaaacaagtatatgaagatcaagtgaggttgcaaaaattgagtgataaaaaaaaattgagtgagcaaaagaaagagagtgaaaagatgaatgagagtgagggaAAAGAGAGACAAACAGAGAGcaaggtcgaatcaagtgagagagaaaagagagagaagagttcGGCCAaggagggaaaattagagagaaaacaaagaaatttttatgaaaaaacaaGTGAGGTTAAGCGAGCATTGATTGCAAAACGGCCGATGATTGTACTCATGTACAAGGAgactcttttaaacactaaccaactccGCTACCTAGTGgtgttgtttctattttgcaggagttcgaggatgtgtttcctgaggaggtACCACATGGTTTACCACCTATCCGAGGGAttgaacatcaaattgattttgttcccgGTGCTTCAATCCCAAACTGACCAGCATACAGGAGCAATCCGGAGGAGACGAAGGAACTCCAAAGGCaagttgaagaattgatggagaaagggcatgtgagagaaagcatgagtccttttgctgttccagtgattctagttcccaagaaggatggaacatggagaaTGTGTGTTGACTGCcgagccatcaacaacataacggtaaaatatcgacaccccattcctcgtttagatgatatgttggatgagttgcatggttcttgtgtgttttctaagattgatctttaAGAGTGGGTATCATCAAATACGAATGAAAGAAGGAGATGAATGGAAGACAGcgtttaaaactaaacatggattgtatgagtggttagtcatgccttttggattaactaatgcacctagcactttcatgcatTTAATGAATCATGTTTTGCatgctttcattggaaaattcattgttgTGTATTtagatgatattcttatttatagcaaGAGTTTGCATGATCATGCTTCACATTTGCATTCGGTTTTGGATGTGCTTAGGAAAGAGAAGTTATATGCTAACCTCAAGAAGTGcactttctgcaccgataagcttgttttcctaggttTTGTTGTGAGTGCTACAGGTATTGAGGTTGATGAAGAGAAGATCAAAGCCGTCCAAGAGTGGCTGACCCCCTCCAGTgtaggtaatgttagaagttttcatggacttgctagtttttacaggaggtttgtgaaggattttagcaccatcgccgcaccacttaccgaagttatcaagaagaacgTTGCATTCAAATGGGGTGAAGCACAAGAGGAAGCATTTCAGATTATTAAACACAAGCTTACTCacgctcctttacttgctttgcctaacttttctaacacgtttgaagttgaatgtgatgcttctggtaTAGGTATTGGCgttgttcttatgcaggatgggagaccacTTGCGTACTTTAGCGAGAAGCTAAGTGGGGCTGCACTTAACTACCCCACTTATGACAAAGAGTTGTACGCATTGATTCAAGCTTTAGAGACATGGTAGCACTATTTGTGGCCGAAGGAGTTTGTGATTCGTATGGATCATGAAtctttgaaacatttgaaaggacaACATAAACTGAACAAGAGACATGCACGATGGGTTGAGTACATTGAGACGTTTCCCTATGTCATTCggtataaacaaggtaaggagaatgtggttgttGATGCACTTTCACGCAGGTATGCCTTAATAtctactcttgatgctaaattacttGGTTTTGAGCTCATTAAGGAACTTTATCATGTTGACCACGACTTTGGAGAGATTTATGGCGCTTGTGAAAAATCTGCTAAGGGAAagttttataggcatgagggtttcttgtttagggagcatcgGTTGTGTGTACCTTATTGTTCATTGAGAGATTTGTTAGTTCGGGAGTCCCACGgtggagggttgatgggacattttggagtcgCTAAGACTCTAGCTATGTTACAGGAGCACTTCTATTGGCcacacatgaaacgagatgttgagcaaatttgtggtaggtgtgtcacttgtaggcaggCTAAATTGAGAGTCCAGCCAAATGGTCTTTACACGCCACTACCTATTCCTAGTTCACCCTGGGTTGATATTTCGATGGATTTTGTTTTGGGTTTACCTAggagtaagcgtgggagggactcaatctttgtggttgtagaccggttttctaagatggctcactttataccttgtcataaaactgatgatgcttcTAATGTTGCAGaattgttctttagggagattgtgagattacatggtatgcctaggacaattgtgtcagatcgggatgcTAAGTTCTTTAGTTACTTTTGGAAGACGTTGTGGGGTAAACTAGGAACGAAGTTgttgttttctactacttgtcatcctTAAactgatggtcaaacagaagtagttaatatAACTTTATCCACTTTGTTAAGGGCTATCATTAGTAAGAACATTAAGACTTGGGAGGATTGTttaccacatgttgagtttgcttataatcgttccatgcattctgctactaagTTTTCACCGTTTGAAATTGTTTCTGGTTTTAACCCtttaactcctttggatttatcacctttacctaTTTCTGAGCATGTGAGTTTAGATGGtaagaagaaggcagaatttgaGAAGCAATTCCATGAGAGGGCACGACTCAACATAGAGAGGAGGATAGAGCAATACAtcaagcaagctaacaagggacgtcacaagcaggtttttgagcctgGTGATTGGGTGTGGTTGCACATGAGGAAAGAAAGAtttccagcacaaagacgttccaagttgctacctcgaggagatggtctgtttcaagtgctagaacagatcaatgacaatgcctacaaacTAGATTTACCAAGTGAGTacaatgttagtgctactttcaATGTTACTGATCTGAGTCCTTTTGAcgtaggtgacgatttgaggacaaatccttttcaagagggggggaatgatgaggacatcaagactaacgatccaattcaagttccatttggtccggtgacgagggcacgagctaggagattcaaagaagagcttAACAACTTAGTCCGGAGAATTCTACAACAGGAAGAGGTCGAGTTCACTACTGAGGGTGACCAAAGGCTTGTgctactcatcaaagttgattcagtttaggagcttgtttcctttaattatttgttttagtttgaactatattttcatgttttattagaGTTTTTGTTGGAGTCAAAGACATGTCGTTTTGGCCCTTTTCATTATGggtattttagggtttttatttGTCTAAAAGCCCTctttgtaattttcggctatattaagCCTTGTGGACAACTTGGAATTCAGATAGTTTTGGTTAATGAAAAGacattgtgagttttcttcttgagttcttgaagaaactttcgaacttatcaagggggttccttgtggcgttcgaATTTGACTTATCAAACGAATAATCCAttcccgtttgtggcgtcttcaccataccaaggttcgtgctttgatAAGCATTGGGTCGCAGTTTCCATTAAAAATTTgagtgttcttgggttgtttATCCATATTTGGTTCGGGTTTTGTCACATTTGTTGGCGTGATTCGTATCAGCGGACCTATCCGGAATGCCCGAGGTGTAAAAGacaccatctgggcgagtgtcaaGCCAAGGCTTGCTTTTTGTGTGGAacagtagggcatctcaggaaagactgcccaacagtgaagaaaggtgaagcagggaaggtggatagctctacagctcgagtattcaccttgactcaggcagaggccgaggctagtccctcggtagtgataggtcagctttctagcgctggctttccttttactgtgttgattgattctggtgcaacactttcctttgtttctagtaaagtgattgatagattgtgtatacctagtgaatatcggactgcagggtttgggacattattgcctacaggggaataggtagtttctaggagatggattagggcactgccagtgatggtggatagcAGGGAgctttcggtggatctgattgagttagatatggaggatattgatatgattctggggatggactagttggtcagatatggggctacgatcaactgcaggaagaagatggtgacttttgagcctaaggaagaggatccttttgtttttgtgggtgctgtatgtggaccccgcatacccatgatttcagtgttgagagccagagacttgttacagggaggatgcataggttttttGGCCAGCGTAGTGGATATTACTAGGGTTATGTTGGCAGggtcgggagagaccagattggtgtgtgagtttttggatgtatttcttgaggatctaccagggttgccgccgcgcaaggagattcagtttgagattgagttagcaccggagATAGAACCATTATAGaggacaccatataggatggctccagctgagttgaaggaattaaagatacagttgtaggagcttttggatttgggattcatcagacctagttactcaccatggggtgctccagtgttgtttgttaagaagaaggacgggactctgaggatgtgtatagactacagagaattgaacaagttgaccataaagaataagtaccctctaccaaggattgatgacttgtatgatcagctgcagggaaagacaatgttctcaaagatctacgatctggttatcatcagctgaggatcaaagatgaggatataccgaagacggcctttcggacgcggtatgggcattatgagttcttggtcatgtctttcggtTTGAACAATGCCCCgtcagcttttatggatttgatgaacagggtgttcaaggacttcttggatctgttcgtcattgtcttcatcgacgacatcttggtatactccagttcagaggcagagcatgagcagcatcttcgacaggttttgcagaggttaagggagcatcagttgtatgccaagtttaagaagtgtgagttttggttgccagaggtgacttttcttgggcatatagttggtgcagaagggattaaggtggatccgtctaaggtAGAAGCAATAAGAGATTGACCGAGGCCAAgaaatgcctcggaggtgcgaagtttccttgggttggcaggttattacagacggttcgtagaggggttttcaaagatttcttcaccaatgacaaaGCTGAGAAGAAAGAAtaagaagtttgtttggtcagagaagtgtgagaacagttttcaagagttgaagcgacgacttatttctgcacctgtgccgagtcttccttcggaggaaggaaagtttatagtctattgtgatgcatcaaggatgggtttaggctgtgtgttgatgcagaatgagaaagttatagcctacgcatctcggcagctgaaggagtatgagcagcggtatcctactcatgatctggaattagcgacagtggtattcacactgaaggtttggtggcattatctgtatggggagaggtgcgagatatatattgaccacaagagtttgaaatatttcttcactcagaaggatctgaacatgagacagaggcgttggttagagctggttaaggattatgattgtgatatcctttaccaccctgggaaggccaatgtgg contains the following coding sequences:
- the LOC133792296 gene encoding uncharacterized protein LOC133792296, whose translation is MDHESLKHLKGQHKLNKRHARWVEYIETFPYVIRYKQGKENVVVDALSRRYALISTLDAKLLGFELIKELYHVDHDFGEIYGACEKSAKGKFYRHEGFLFREHRLCVPYCSLRDLIVL